The window TGGCGCTCCTGACCGGGTGCGTTCAGCAGGTGATCTTCGGCCCTCACAACCGGGCCACGGCGCGGATCCTGGCTCTCAACGGGGCGGAGGTCGTGGTGCCGCGCGGCCAGGGCTGCTGCGGAGCGCTTCACGCCCACGCGGGGGATCACGCCCGGGCCCAGGAGCTGGCGCGGCGGGCGATCGAAGCCTTCGAGGCGACGGGCGTGGACGCCGTGGTGGTCAACAGCTCGGGCTGCGGCGCTCACATGAAGGGCTACTGGCACCTCTTGAAGGACGATGCGGTCTACGCCGGGCGGGCGCGGGCGCTTTCCTCAAAGGTCCGGGACATCGCCGAGTTCCTGGCCGAGGAGCCGCTCCGCGGGCCGCTCGCCTCCGTGCCGCTCACCGTGACCTACCACGACCCGTGCCATGTGGTCCACGGGCAGAAGATCCGGAGCCAGCCGCGGAAGCTTCTCGCCCAGCTCCCGGGGCTGAAGCTCGTCGAGCTGACGGAGGCCGACTGGTGCTGCGGGTCGGCCGGGATCTACAACCTCACCCAGCCCGAGATGGCGACGCGGCTTCAGGCGCGGAAGGTGGGAAACCTCCTCGCGACGGGTGCCGAGGCCGTGGTGACGGCGAACCCCGGGTGCATCATTCAGATCGTCCAGGGGCTCCGCGCCAAGGGCTCGCCGATGCGCGTCCTTCACCTCGTGGAGCTCCTCGACCGGGCATACGGGCGCCCGGAGCGATGATGGCGCGCGTCAAGGCGGCCTCGCTCCACGAACTGCCGCCCGGGGCTTCCCTGGTCGTCCGCGTCAACGGCGAGAGCATCGCGCTCTTCAACGGCGGCGGCGAGATCGTGGCTCTCGGCAACGTCTGCCCCCACGCGGGAGAATCGCTGGGAGAGGGCACGGTGGAAGGCGACATCGTGATTTGCCCTGGCCACGGTTGGGAATACGACCTCCGCTCGGGAGCGTGCATGACGGTTCCGG is drawn from Candidatus Rokuibacteriota bacterium and contains these coding sequences:
- a CDS encoding 4Fe-4S dicluster domain-containing protein, which produces MAHGVATEPVQLGAAGSLQLHGLDVDGVNKCVHCGLCLAYCPTFAELGTEMDSPRGRIFLVKSLAEGRIALTESVVSHLSLCLDCRACETVCPAGVPYGQLIEAAKAEIERQRPGGPLRRLFRWVNFALLLPRPGMLGLAASLLRLYQRSGLQALARASGLVRLLPGTLSAWEALLPEVPPASERPPLPELVPGEGVRRARVALLTGCVQQVIFGPHNRATARILALNGAEVVVPRGQGCCGALHAHAGDHARAQELARRAIEAFEATGVDAVVVNSSGCGAHMKGYWHLLKDDAVYAGRARALSSKVRDIAEFLAEEPLRGPLASVPLTVTYHDPCHVVHGQKIRSQPRKLLAQLPGLKLVELTEADWCCGSAGIYNLTQPEMATRLQARKVGNLLATGAEAVVTANPGCIIQIVQGLRAKGSPMRVLHLVELLDRAYGRPER
- a CDS encoding Rieske (2Fe-2S) protein; this translates as MMARVKAASLHELPPGASLVVRVNGESIALFNGGGEIVALGNVCPHAGESLGEGTVEGDIVICPGHGWEYDLRSGACMTVPGESVPRFPVTVEGDAILVDLGE